A window of Amycolatopsis australiensis contains these coding sequences:
- a CDS encoding resuscitation-promoting factor encodes MTGSRQAGARSTAVLDREFEDTAYGQLDFSDDPNITQQDILAALGPDADAMMAEIDVDVDELIRLINAETTYLPPIVIPDALEADRTASPQARKAALDEGIRETTKVWKRRFLKGAVLSVMISIAGGGAAALAMNKSITVDVDGQQQTVHTFGDTVGEVLEDAGLSVGAHDSLSPSPQAEVGDGGVIKLERGRQLKLIVDGAEHTSWVRATHLGDALSQLGMAGVDKPGTWMSMPKNGELPLQGATVEIKTLKNITLYDGANAPKKVQTTAVTTKEFLGEYKLTLGPEDQAEGGLDVKLVDGAEVHISRTGVSTVTQKETIDPPEQRVDDPDLDKGKTEVEDPGTPGEKMVTYKVTQKNGKEVSRESVSEQVITQPKPKIVHVGTKKAPTPDIGDGSAWDRIAQCESGGNWAINSGNGYYGGLQFDKRTWDAYGGDQYAAYPNQASREQQIAVAEKVRDARGGYSAWPVCGKKA; translated from the coding sequence GTGACAGGTAGCAGACAGGCTGGAGCGCGCTCTACGGCCGTTCTCGACCGCGAGTTCGAGGACACCGCGTACGGCCAGCTCGACTTTTCTGACGACCCGAACATCACGCAGCAGGACATCCTCGCCGCGCTCGGCCCCGACGCCGACGCGATGATGGCCGAGATCGACGTCGACGTCGACGAGCTGATCCGGCTCATCAACGCCGAGACGACGTACCTGCCCCCGATCGTCATCCCGGACGCGCTCGAGGCGGACCGCACGGCGTCCCCGCAGGCCCGCAAGGCCGCGCTCGACGAGGGCATCCGCGAGACCACCAAGGTCTGGAAGCGCCGGTTCCTCAAGGGCGCCGTCCTGTCCGTCATGATCAGCATCGCCGGCGGCGGCGCGGCCGCGCTGGCGATGAACAAGAGCATCACCGTCGACGTCGACGGCCAGCAGCAGACCGTGCACACCTTCGGCGACACCGTCGGCGAGGTGCTCGAGGACGCGGGCCTGTCCGTCGGTGCGCACGACTCGCTGTCGCCCTCGCCGCAGGCCGAGGTCGGCGACGGCGGCGTCATCAAGCTCGAGCGCGGCCGCCAGCTGAAGCTGATCGTCGACGGCGCCGAGCACACCTCCTGGGTCCGCGCGACCCACCTCGGCGACGCGCTCAGCCAGCTCGGCATGGCCGGCGTCGACAAGCCCGGCACGTGGATGTCGATGCCGAAGAACGGCGAGCTGCCGCTGCAGGGCGCGACTGTCGAGATCAAGACGCTGAAGAACATCACGCTGTACGACGGCGCCAACGCGCCGAAGAAGGTCCAGACGACGGCCGTCACGACGAAGGAGTTCCTGGGCGAGTACAAGCTCACCCTGGGCCCGGAGGACCAGGCCGAGGGCGGCCTGGACGTCAAGCTGGTCGACGGCGCCGAGGTACACATCAGCCGCACCGGCGTCTCGACGGTCACCCAGAAGGAGACGATCGACCCGCCCGAGCAGCGCGTCGACGACCCGGACCTGGACAAGGGCAAGACCGAGGTCGAGGACCCCGGCACGCCCGGCGAGAAGATGGTGACCTACAAGGTCACGCAGAAGAACGGCAAAGAGGTCTCGCGCGAGAGCGTCTCCGAGCAGGTCATCACCCAGCCGAAGCCGAAGATCGTCCACGTCGGGACGAAGAAGGCCCCGACCCCGGACATCGGCGACGGCTCCGCGTGGGACCGCATCGCGCAGTGCGAGTCGGGCGGCAACTGGGCCATCAACAGCGGCAACGGCTACTACGGCGGCCTCCAGTTCGACAAGCGCACCTGGGACGCCTACGGCGGCGACCAGTACGCGGCCTACCCGAACCAGGCGTCGCGCGAGCAGCAGATCGCGGTCGCGGAGAAGGTCCGCGACGCCCGCGGCGGCTACAGCGCCTGGCCGGTCTGCGGCAAGAAGGCCTGA
- a CDS encoding ATP-binding cassette domain-containing protein, with product MITARGLERRFRRKGRSGGEVHAVRGVDLDVAAGELVGFLGPNGAGKTTTLRMLTTLLKPTAGTATVGGRDLLTDPVGVRERIGYVAQGGGTAPESTVAEELELQGRLYRMSKADAVARGAELAEQLDLTGLGQRPAKTLSGGQRRRLDIALGLIHSPGLVFLDEPSTGLDPQSRANLWEHIRRLRAEQGITVFLTTHYLDEADALADRLIVIDGGRIVAEGTPDALKARVDGDRVEVGVDPERGADAAEIAGRLTGAHELSESGGLVRFRVPRGDVALPELLRALDTKDIPTRSVQVRRPTLDDVFLTLTGRSLREAEEGSRAA from the coding sequence ATGATCACGGCACGCGGTCTCGAGCGGCGGTTCCGCCGCAAGGGCCGCTCTGGGGGCGAAGTACACGCGGTGCGGGGTGTCGACCTCGACGTCGCGGCGGGCGAGCTGGTCGGGTTCCTCGGGCCGAACGGCGCCGGCAAGACCACGACGCTGCGCATGCTGACCACCCTGCTGAAACCGACCGCGGGCACCGCGACCGTCGGCGGCCGCGACCTGCTGACCGATCCGGTCGGCGTGCGCGAGCGCATCGGCTACGTCGCCCAGGGCGGCGGCACCGCCCCCGAGTCCACGGTCGCCGAGGAGCTGGAGCTGCAGGGCCGGCTGTACCGGATGAGCAAGGCCGACGCCGTCGCGCGCGGCGCCGAACTCGCCGAGCAGCTCGACCTGACCGGCCTCGGCCAGCGGCCGGCCAAGACGCTGTCCGGCGGCCAGCGGCGACGCCTCGACATCGCGCTCGGGCTGATCCATTCACCCGGTCTGGTGTTCCTCGACGAGCCGTCGACCGGGCTGGACCCGCAGAGCCGCGCCAACCTGTGGGAGCACATCCGCCGGCTGCGCGCCGAGCAGGGGATCACGGTCTTCCTGACCACCCACTACCTCGACGAGGCGGACGCGCTGGCGGACCGGCTGATCGTGATCGACGGCGGCCGGATCGTCGCCGAGGGCACGCCGGACGCGCTCAAGGCGCGGGTCGACGGCGACCGCGTCGAGGTCGGCGTCGACCCGGAGCGGGGCGCGGACGCCGCGGAGATCGCCGGACGGCTCACCGGCGCGCACGAGCTGTCCGAGTCCGGCGGGCTGGTCCGGTTCCGGGTGCCGCGTGGCGACGTCGCGCTGCCGGAGCTGCTGCGCGCGCTGGACACCAAAGACATCCCGACGCGGTCGGTCCAGGTGCGCCGGCCGACGCTCGACGACGTTTTCCTGACCCTGACCGGGCGCTCGCTGCGCGAAGCGGAGGAGGGCAGCCGTGCTGCGTGA
- a CDS encoding quinone oxidoreductase family protein encodes MRAVQVTEFGGPEVLTPVELPDPVPGPDEVLIDVERVGVNYADTHQAENSYLAPSKLPLIPGGEVVGTHDGKRVVALLNGGGGYAEKAVAPEAMTFPLPDGIDDLTALSMLVQGTTAWVLLKKNAHLEKGESVVVHAAAGGVGTVAVQLAKAWGAGRVIATASSDEKRALALELGADVAVDSRAEDMTQTLIEANNGRRVDVVLDMVGGTTTDQSISALAPFGRLAFYGMAGRENPKPVELRNLLGHSTTISGMWLPHVFRLPGNVFGTALTELFELVRAGKLKAIPGGEFPLSDARGAHEALRSRKTVGKLLLDPGK; translated from the coding sequence ATGCGTGCAGTGCAGGTGACCGAGTTCGGCGGCCCCGAGGTGCTCACCCCCGTCGAGCTGCCCGATCCCGTGCCTGGTCCCGATGAGGTGCTCATCGACGTCGAGCGCGTCGGGGTCAACTACGCCGACACCCACCAGGCCGAGAACTCCTACCTCGCCCCCAGCAAGCTGCCGCTCATTCCCGGCGGTGAAGTGGTCGGCACCCACGATGGCAAGCGGGTCGTCGCGCTGCTCAACGGCGGCGGCGGGTACGCCGAGAAGGCCGTCGCTCCGGAAGCGATGACCTTCCCCCTGCCCGACGGCATCGACGACCTCACCGCCCTCTCCATGCTGGTCCAGGGCACCACCGCCTGGGTCCTGCTCAAGAAGAACGCCCACCTCGAAAAGGGCGAATCGGTCGTCGTGCACGCCGCCGCCGGTGGGGTTGGGACCGTCGCCGTGCAGCTCGCCAAGGCCTGGGGTGCCGGGCGGGTCATCGCCACCGCCAGCAGCGACGAAAAGCGCGCCCTCGCGCTCGAACTCGGTGCCGATGTCGCCGTCGACTCCCGGGCCGAGGACATGACCCAGACCCTGATCGAGGCCAACAACGGCCGCCGGGTCGACGTCGTGCTCGACATGGTCGGCGGGACCACCACCGACCAGAGCATCTCCGCCCTCGCCCCCTTCGGGCGGCTCGCCTTCTACGGCATGGCCGGCCGCGAGAACCCGAAGCCCGTCGAGCTGCGCAACCTGCTCGGCCACAGCACCACGATCAGCGGCATGTGGCTGCCGCACGTCTTCCGGCTGCCGGGCAACGTCTTCGGGACCGCGCTCACCGAGCTGTTCGAGCTGGTCCGGGCGGGCAAGCTCAAGGCGATCCCCGGCGGCGAGTTCCCGCTCTCCGACGCGCGCGGCGCGCACGAGGCCCTTCGCTCGCGCAAGACCGTCGGCAAGCTACTGCTCGACCCCGGCAAGTAG
- a CDS encoding QsdR family transcriptional regulator produces the protein MSQEFELARTWFLSGRRVDMGELAEALSISRATLHRRVGSRDRLLGEILWSLSSASIARLWPSCVGRGAAGVADFVSGYVRFANDSPPFRDFLRREPERALRLLTTRASVCQQRTTARLSDLLNGEVAAGRLDPPLPVPDLAYLLVRIGESFVYTDVITGDAPDAEKAHAAVTALLS, from the coding sequence ATGTCTCAGGAGTTCGAGCTGGCCCGTACGTGGTTCCTGTCCGGCCGCCGGGTGGACATGGGCGAACTGGCGGAGGCGCTGTCGATCAGCCGGGCGACGCTGCACCGCCGGGTCGGGTCCCGCGACCGGCTGCTCGGGGAGATCCTGTGGTCGCTTTCGTCCGCTTCGATCGCCCGGTTGTGGCCTTCGTGCGTCGGCCGCGGCGCGGCGGGGGTAGCGGACTTCGTGAGCGGATATGTCCGGTTCGCGAACGACTCACCTCCGTTTCGGGACTTCTTGCGCCGGGAGCCGGAGCGCGCGTTGCGGCTGCTGACGACCCGGGCGAGCGTTTGCCAACAGCGAACGACGGCTCGGCTTTCGGACTTGCTGAACGGCGAGGTGGCGGCCGGGCGGTTGGATCCGCCGTTGCCAGTGCCGGACCTGGCCTACCTGCTGGTGCGGATCGGCGAGTCGTTCGTGTACACGGACGTCATCACCGGGGATGCGCCCGATGCGGAGAAGGCGCACGCCGCGGTGACCGCGTTGTTGAGCTGA
- a CDS encoding ABC transporter permease has translation MLRDTWLIFRRDMKAALRNPTWVLIGIMQPLLYLFLFGPLMVKAVHAQGMSEVDGWMLLTPALIAQLALFGSSFVGFGLLAEYRSGVVERFRVTPVSRTALLLGKVLASALQAVVQSVLIIALAYLAFDLDAPVGGVLLCLVIVFLLAVSLASCSYALALTIKSEETFPALLNAVLLPLLLLSGILLPITAGVAPKWLYTISQINPFRHVVDVERSTFRGDFSLDALFTGSVVVLLMAVVSVWWGTRTFHRENA, from the coding sequence GTGCTGCGTGACACCTGGCTGATCTTCCGCCGCGACATGAAGGCGGCACTGCGCAACCCGACCTGGGTGCTGATCGGGATCATGCAGCCGCTGCTGTACCTGTTCCTGTTCGGGCCGCTGATGGTGAAGGCCGTGCACGCCCAGGGCATGTCCGAAGTGGACGGCTGGATGCTGCTCACGCCGGCGTTGATCGCCCAGCTGGCGCTGTTCGGCAGCTCGTTCGTCGGGTTCGGGCTGCTCGCCGAGTACCGCTCCGGCGTGGTCGAGCGGTTCCGGGTGACGCCGGTCAGCCGGACGGCGCTGCTGCTGGGGAAGGTGCTGGCCAGCGCGCTGCAGGCGGTCGTCCAGTCCGTGCTGATCATCGCGCTGGCGTACCTGGCGTTCGACCTCGACGCGCCGGTCGGCGGCGTGCTGCTGTGCCTGGTGATCGTGTTCTTGCTGGCGGTGTCGCTGGCGTCGTGCTCGTACGCGCTGGCGCTGACCATCAAGAGCGAGGAGACGTTCCCCGCCCTGCTCAACGCCGTGCTCCTGCCGTTGCTGCTGCTCTCGGGCATCCTCCTGCCGATCACGGCGGGCGTCGCGCCGAAGTGGCTGTACACGATTTCCCAGATCAACCCGTTCCGGCACGTCGTGGACGTCGAGCGCAGCACGTTCCGCGGCGACTTCTCGCTGGACGCGTTGTTCACCGGAAGCGTCGTGGTGCTGCTGATGGCCGTCGTGTCGGTGTGGTGGGGCACACGCACGTTCCACCGGGAAAACGCCTGA
- a CDS encoding glycoside hydrolase family 25 protein gives MTEPESERGISLSHRERVSDWHAVRAAETRFVSVTISENVNWTNPAAERNLTGAQEAGLHVGGRHYARPGAVHDQAEFFVRTASRLGAFAPGSLAPALEVAAPSVDDRFVKAWIKHVRHAARIERVLVYADFDCWQHRLHPDRWADSEVVLWLIRHNGIPGRAGWFHSRLGVHQHACAADVPGIDGPVEQNAVVYPFTLGDLLL, from the coding sequence GTGACGGAGCCGGAGAGCGAACGCGGGATCTCGCTGTCCCACCGCGAGCGCGTCTCCGACTGGCACGCCGTCCGTGCGGCCGAGACGCGGTTCGTGTCGGTGACGATCAGCGAGAACGTCAACTGGACCAACCCGGCCGCCGAGCGGAACCTGACCGGCGCGCAGGAGGCCGGGTTGCACGTCGGCGGCCGGCACTACGCGCGCCCCGGCGCGGTGCACGACCAGGCGGAGTTCTTCGTCCGGACGGCCAGCAGGCTCGGCGCGTTCGCCCCCGGGTCGCTCGCGCCGGCGCTGGAGGTGGCGGCACCCAGCGTCGACGACCGGTTCGTCAAGGCGTGGATCAAGCACGTCCGGCACGCGGCGCGCATCGAGCGGGTGCTGGTCTACGCCGACTTCGACTGCTGGCAGCACCGCCTGCACCCGGACCGCTGGGCCGACTCGGAGGTGGTGCTGTGGCTGATCCGGCACAACGGCATCCCGGGACGGGCGGGCTGGTTCCACTCGCGGCTCGGCGTGCACCAGCACGCGTGCGCGGCGGACGTCCCGGGCATCGACGGGCCGGTCGAGCAGAACGCCGTCGTGTACCCGTTCACATTGGGTGACTTGCTGCTCTGA
- a CDS encoding TatD family hydrolase, with protein sequence MGDEKRELPPVPDRLPVSVVDAHTHLDACGAVTAADVTAMVDRAERAGVARVVTVADDLASARWAAEAATWDPRVWAAVAIHPTRTKEFGEAEKSEVERLAAAERVVAVGETGLDYYWDYSPHDAQQEAFRWHIDLAKRLGKPLMIHDRDAHEDVLRILAEEGAPNAVIFHCFSGDAEIARRCLDAGYVLSFAGTVTFKNAKGLHEAARLCPPGQYLVETDAPFLTPHPFRGRPNEPFGAAYTVRHLATLRGEAVHEVAESVRTTAERVYRLPSVTSG encoded by the coding sequence ATGGGTGACGAGAAGCGCGAGCTGCCACCGGTCCCGGACCGGCTCCCGGTGTCGGTGGTGGACGCGCACACCCATCTCGACGCGTGCGGCGCGGTCACCGCGGCCGATGTCACGGCCATGGTCGACCGCGCCGAGCGCGCCGGCGTCGCCCGCGTCGTCACGGTCGCGGACGACCTCGCCTCGGCCCGCTGGGCCGCCGAGGCGGCGACGTGGGATCCGCGGGTCTGGGCCGCCGTCGCGATCCACCCGACGCGGACCAAGGAGTTCGGCGAGGCCGAAAAGTCCGAAGTGGAGCGCCTGGCCGCGGCCGAGCGCGTGGTCGCCGTCGGCGAGACGGGCCTCGACTACTACTGGGACTACTCGCCGCACGACGCCCAGCAGGAGGCCTTCCGCTGGCACATCGACCTGGCGAAGCGGCTGGGCAAGCCGCTGATGATCCACGACCGCGACGCCCACGAGGACGTGTTGCGCATCCTGGCCGAAGAGGGTGCGCCGAACGCCGTAATCTTCCATTGTTTTTCCGGGGACGCGGAAATCGCCCGCCGGTGCCTCGACGCGGGATACGTCCTTTCCTTCGCGGGCACGGTGACGTTCAAGAACGCCAAGGGCCTCCACGAGGCGGCGCGGCTGTGCCCGCCGGGGCAGTACCTCGTCGAAACCGACGCACCGTTTCTGACCCCCCATCCGTTCCGTGGACGGCCGAACGAGCCGTTCGGCGCCGCCTACACCGTCCGTCACCTCGCGACGCTCAGGGGCGAAGCTGTCCACGAAGTCGCCGAATCGGTCCGGACCACCGCCGAGCGGGTCTACCGACTCCCGAGCGTCACATCGGGTTGA
- the rsmA gene encoding 16S rRNA (adenine(1518)-N(6)/adenine(1519)-N(6))-dimethyltransferase RsmA, producing MVELLGPAEIRGLAAELDVRPTKKLGQNFVHDPNTVRRIVELAGISPDDVVLEVGPGLGSLTLGLLATGARVVAVEIDPKLAERLPKTVAERAPEVAGNLTVVGADALRVTSADLPGAPTALVANLPYNVAVPVVLHLLAEVPSLRSGLVMVQTEVADRMAAAPGSRIYGVPSVKLAYYGPARKVAAVPRSVFWPVPNVDSALVAFERGAAPASDDRDRLFGLVDAAFSQRRKTLRAALAGWAGSAERAGELLTAAGVDPKSRGEQLDVHDFARIAAAR from the coding sequence GTGGTTGAACTGCTGGGACCTGCCGAGATCCGCGGGCTGGCGGCCGAACTCGACGTGCGGCCGACGAAAAAGCTCGGGCAGAACTTCGTGCACGATCCCAACACCGTCCGCCGGATCGTCGAGCTGGCCGGGATCTCGCCGGACGACGTCGTCCTGGAGGTCGGGCCCGGGCTCGGGTCGCTCACCCTCGGGCTGCTCGCCACCGGCGCCCGGGTCGTCGCCGTCGAGATCGATCCCAAGCTCGCGGAACGGCTGCCCAAGACCGTCGCCGAGCGGGCACCCGAGGTGGCCGGGAACCTCACCGTCGTCGGGGCCGACGCGCTGCGCGTCACCAGCGCCGACCTGCCCGGCGCGCCCACCGCGCTCGTCGCCAACCTGCCCTACAACGTCGCCGTCCCGGTCGTGCTGCACCTGCTCGCCGAGGTGCCGTCCCTGCGGTCCGGGCTCGTGATGGTCCAGACCGAAGTCGCCGACCGGATGGCGGCCGCGCCCGGCAGCCGGATCTACGGCGTGCCCAGCGTCAAGCTCGCCTACTACGGCCCGGCACGCAAGGTCGCCGCCGTGCCACGCTCGGTGTTCTGGCCCGTGCCGAACGTCGATTCCGCGCTCGTCGCCTTCGAACGCGGTGCCGCTCCGGCGTCCGACGACCGTGACCGGCTCTTCGGTCTCGTCGACGCCGCTTTCTCACAACGCAGGAAGACGCTCCGCGCCGCGCTCGCGGGCTGGGCGGGGTCGGCCGAACGGGCCGGTGAGCTGCTGACGGCCGCCGGCGTCGACCCGAAGAGCCGCGGCGAGCAGCTTGACGTGCACGACTTCGCCCGGATCGCCGCCGCGCGTTAG
- a CDS encoding PadR family transcriptional regulator: protein MSATRLLVLGVVRMFGRAHGYQVRRELLSWSADKWANVQPGSVYHALKKMNSEGLLEQVDVEPGRSGPDRTAYRLTADGEQEYQVLLAKALSDPELNHPDLSAAISLMTTLPRARVINLLRHRLVHLEAEQRRARLMLEELKSDIELGTPEHVGELFRLWNGITDTSLAWLQGLIARLEAGEYVMADERGDAFGTPSSR from the coding sequence TTGTCGGCGACACGGCTGCTCGTGCTCGGAGTCGTACGGATGTTCGGCCGCGCGCACGGCTACCAGGTGCGGCGCGAGCTGCTCAGCTGGTCGGCGGACAAGTGGGCCAACGTCCAGCCCGGGTCGGTGTACCACGCGCTGAAGAAGATGAACTCCGAAGGCCTGCTGGAGCAGGTCGACGTCGAGCCGGGGCGGTCGGGGCCGGACCGGACGGCCTACCGGCTCACCGCCGACGGCGAGCAGGAGTACCAGGTGCTGCTGGCGAAGGCGCTGTCCGATCCCGAGCTGAACCACCCCGACCTCTCGGCCGCGATTTCGCTGATGACGACGTTGCCGCGGGCCCGCGTGATCAACCTGCTGCGGCACCGGCTGGTGCACCTGGAGGCCGAGCAGCGGCGGGCGCGGCTGATGCTCGAAGAGCTGAAGTCGGACATCGAGCTGGGCACGCCCGAACACGTCGGCGAGCTGTTCCGGCTGTGGAACGGGATCACCGACACCAGCCTCGCCTGGCTCCAGGGCCTGATCGCCCGGCTCGAGGCCGGCGAGTACGTGATGGCCGACGAGCGCGGCGACGCCTTCGGCACCCCGTCGTCCCGGTAA
- the metG gene encoding methionine--tRNA ligase, translated as MSTPVLTAVAWPYANGPRHIGHVSGFGVPSDVFSRYQRMAGNRVLMVSGTDEHGTPITVQADKENATPQETADKYTRQIGTDLQGLGLSYDLFTRTTTGNHAEVTQQIFLALHRNGYVVPKTTRGAISPSTGRTLPDRYVEGTCPICGYDGARGDQCDNCGNQLDAAELINPRSRINGETPKFVETEHYFLDLPAFTKTLGDWLSTKTDWRPNVLNFTKNLIDDMRPRPITRDLDWGVKIPLDGWRDQPLKRFYVWFDAVIGYFSASVEWARRSGNPDAWQEWWNNADARSYYFMGKDNITFHAQIWPALLFGHNGEGDKGGEPGKYGRLHLPDEIVSSEFLTMSGSKFSTSRGRVIYVEDFLRDFGPDTLRYFITVAGPETQDTDFTWDEFVRRTNFELANEWGNLVNRSISMAHKNVGAIPRPEAPTAADEELKALSRKAFDTAGAHLARSRFKLAASEAMKVVTAANKYISDQEPWKLKDDPTRRDTVLHTALQVVSDANTLLTPFLPHSAQKVHEALGGTGVWAAQPELREVEDLDIAGRVNPILTGDYAAEQAKWESTPIEVGRPLAKPTPLFTKLDPALGETGPEWAPITKD; from the coding sequence ATGAGCACCCCTGTGTTGACCGCGGTGGCCTGGCCCTACGCCAACGGCCCCCGCCACATCGGCCACGTGTCCGGATTCGGCGTCCCGTCCGACGTCTTCTCCCGCTACCAGCGAATGGCCGGCAACCGGGTGCTCATGGTGTCCGGCACCGACGAGCACGGGACCCCGATCACCGTCCAGGCCGACAAGGAGAACGCCACCCCGCAGGAGACGGCGGACAAGTACACCCGCCAGATCGGCACCGACCTGCAGGGCCTCGGCCTGTCCTACGACCTGTTCACGCGGACCACGACCGGCAACCACGCCGAGGTCACGCAGCAGATCTTCCTGGCGCTGCACCGCAACGGCTACGTCGTGCCCAAGACCACGCGCGGGGCGATCAGCCCGTCCACCGGCCGCACGCTGCCCGACCGCTACGTCGAGGGCACCTGCCCGATCTGCGGGTACGACGGCGCGCGCGGCGACCAGTGCGACAACTGCGGCAACCAGCTCGACGCCGCCGAGCTGATCAACCCGCGGTCGCGGATCAACGGCGAGACGCCGAAGTTCGTCGAGACCGAGCACTACTTCCTCGACCTGCCCGCGTTCACCAAGACCCTCGGCGACTGGCTGTCGACCAAGACCGACTGGCGGCCCAACGTCCTCAACTTCACCAAGAACCTGATCGACGACATGCGGCCGCGGCCGATCACCCGCGACCTCGACTGGGGCGTCAAGATTCCCCTCGACGGCTGGCGCGACCAGCCGCTGAAGCGGTTCTACGTCTGGTTCGACGCGGTGATCGGGTACTTCTCGGCCAGCGTCGAGTGGGCGCGGCGCTCCGGCAACCCGGACGCGTGGCAGGAGTGGTGGAACAACGCCGACGCCCGGTCGTACTACTTCATGGGCAAGGACAACATCACCTTCCACGCCCAGATCTGGCCGGCGCTCCTGTTCGGCCACAACGGCGAGGGCGACAAGGGCGGCGAGCCGGGCAAGTACGGCCGCCTGCACCTGCCGGACGAGATCGTCTCCAGCGAGTTTCTCACGATGAGCGGCTCGAAGTTCTCGACCTCGCGCGGGCGCGTGATCTACGTCGAGGACTTCCTGCGCGACTTCGGCCCGGACACGCTGCGGTACTTCATCACCGTCGCCGGCCCCGAGACCCAGGACACGGACTTCACCTGGGACGAGTTCGTCCGCCGGACCAACTTCGAGCTGGCCAACGAGTGGGGCAACCTGGTCAACCGGTCGATCTCGATGGCGCACAAGAACGTCGGGGCCATCCCGCGTCCGGAAGCGCCGACGGCCGCCGACGAAGAGCTGAAGGCGTTGTCCCGCAAGGCGTTCGACACCGCGGGCGCGCACCTGGCCCGGTCGCGGTTCAAGCTCGCGGCGAGCGAGGCGATGAAGGTCGTCACCGCGGCGAACAAGTACATCTCCGACCAGGAGCCGTGGAAGCTCAAGGACGACCCCACGCGGCGCGACACCGTGCTGCACACCGCGCTGCAGGTCGTCAGCGACGCCAACACACTGCTGACGCCGTTCCTGCCGCACTCGGCGCAGAAGGTGCACGAGGCCCTCGGCGGCACCGGCGTCTGGGCCGCCCAGCCGGAGCTGCGCGAAGTCGAGGACCTCGACATCGCCGGCCGGGTCAACCCGATCCTGACCGGGGACTACGCGGCCGAGCAGGCGAAGTGGGAGTCGACGCCGATCGAGGTCGGCCGGCCCCTGGCCAAGCCGACGCCGCTGTTCACCAAGCTCGACCCGGCGCTCGGCGAGACCGGCCCGGAGTGGGCGCCGATCACGAAGGACTAA
- a CDS encoding aminodeoxychorismate synthase component I, translating into MRVTSTPIRTNVTPARAFAVLAHHAASRGLPPPAMLSGDWFSARAVIAPSLSVSPGGFPSCAEVDAAPGVIGGGWFGYLSYDLADPSGRSGALPASAWGWADHVLRWSASGTCYLESVDGGGPSVSTMESMLAAPAPALSWTAGPLRRPLPSEHRDAVKACVHAIEAGELFQANICSRFTGSFSGSPAALFAAGVSSLSPRRAAFLSGGWGSVVSFSPELFLARHGRSVRSRPIKGTLPRRGPADDGNASLLRQSTKDVAENVMITDLVRNDLGRVCEVGSVTVPSLLEVRPAPGVWHLDSTVTGVLRPAVSDSALLAAAFPPGSVTGAPKIRALDLIASLEPCGRGVYTGAIGLLSPAAGLELNVAIRTFEIAAGTVSLGVGGGITADSDPEAEWQECLHKAAPLERLLAGVEQ; encoded by the coding sequence ATGCGCGTGACGAGCACACCGATCCGGACGAACGTCACGCCCGCGCGCGCGTTTGCGGTACTCGCTCACCACGCCGCTTCCCGCGGGCTGCCGCCGCCGGCGATGCTTTCGGGTGACTGGTTCTCCGCCCGGGCCGTGATCGCGCCGTCGCTCTCCGTTTCGCCGGGCGGGTTCCCGTCTTGCGCCGAGGTCGATGCCGCGCCGGGGGTGATCGGCGGCGGGTGGTTCGGGTACCTGTCCTACGACCTGGCGGACCCGTCCGGGCGTTCGGGCGCGCTCCCGGCGTCGGCGTGGGGCTGGGCGGACCACGTGCTGCGGTGGTCCGCGTCCGGGACGTGCTACCTGGAGTCCGTCGACGGCGGCGGCCCGTCGGTGTCCACTATGGAATCGATGCTGGCCGCACCGGCGCCTGCCTTGTCGTGGACCGCCGGGCCGCTGCGGCGCCCGCTGCCGTCGGAACACCGGGACGCGGTGAAGGCGTGCGTGCACGCGATCGAGGCCGGGGAGCTGTTCCAGGCGAACATCTGCAGCCGGTTCACGGGTTCGTTCTCCGGGTCTCCCGCCGCCTTGTTCGCGGCGGGGGTTTCTTCGCTGTCCCCCCGCCGGGCGGCGTTCTTGTCCGGCGGCTGGGGGTCGGTCGTCTCGTTTTCACCGGAGTTGTTCCTCGCCCGGCACGGGCGTTCGGTGCGGTCGAGACCGATCAAGGGAACGCTCCCCCGGCGTGGGCCGGCGGACGACGGGAACGCTTCGCTGCTGCGTCAGTCCACGAAGGACGTGGCGGAGAACGTGATGATCACCGACCTGGTGCGCAACGACCTGGGCCGGGTGTGCGAGGTGGGGTCGGTGACGGTGCCGTCGCTGCTGGAGGTCCGTCCGGCGCCGGGGGTGTGGCACCTGGACTCGACGGTGACGGGGGTTTTGCGACCCGCGGTGTCGGACTCCGCTCTCCTGGCGGCGGCTTTCCCGCCGGGCTCGGTGACGGGCGCGCCGAAGATCCGGGCGCTGGACCTGATCGCGTCACTGGAACCGTGCGGACGCGGGGTCTACACGGGCGCGATCGGACTGCTGTCCCCGGCGGCGGGGCTGGAGCTGAACGTCGCGATCCGGACGTTCGAGATCGCGGCGGGCACGGTGTCGCTGGGAGTGGGCGGCGGCATCACGGCGGATTCGGACCCGGAGGCGGAGTGGCAGGAGTGCCTCCACAAGGCAGCACCCCTGGAACGCCTACTTGCCGGGGTCGAGCAGTAG